The Symbiobacterium terraclitae genomic interval GCACCGCCCCGCATCGTCTCCTTACCCTGCGGATTCGCCACGCCCATAGAGCCGGGCCGCGATCAGCTGAGCCCGGCGGATGACCCTGTCAGCGGTTGCTCCCCCCTGATGGCCGCCTTGGCCGCACGGGCCCGCTCCAGGGCCTCATCGGCAGTGCGGCCGAGCACGTTCAGGTGCCCCATCTTCCGGTGCGGCCGCGCCTCCCGCTTGCCGTAGAGGTGCAGGTACACCTGCGGGTCCGCCAGCGCGGCGGCGGGGGCCAGGGGAAAGTCCTCGCCCATGACGTTCACCATGCAGACGGGGCTGAGCAGGTCCACCGACCCCAGCGGCAGGTCGCAGACGGCCCGGATGTGCTGCTCGAACTGGGAGGTGGCGCAGGCGTTCTGCGTGAAGTGGCCCGAGTTGTGCGGGCGCGGCGCCAGCTCGTTGACCAGCAGGCTGCCGTCAGGCAGGCAGAACATCTCGACGCCCAGCAGCCCGACCAGCCCGAACCCCTCGGCGATGCGCACCGCCAGGTCCCTGGCGGCCGCCTGCGTCGCCGGGCTGACCCTGGCCGGCACGATGGAGTAGGCGAGGATGTTCAGCTCGTGGATGTTCTCCGCCACGGGGAAGGCGGCCACCTGGCCGGAAGCGCTGCGGGCGACGACGACGGAGAGCTCGCAGGCGAAGGGGACGAGCCCCTCCAGCACAAGTGGCCGGCCGACTTCGGCCGCCGCGTGCCCGGAGAGCCTGGCGTACGCGGCCCTCGCCTCCGCGGGCGTGCGCACGACCGCCTGCCCCTTGCCGTCGTAGCCCATGGTGGCGGTCTTCAGCACCGCGGGCAGACCGACGGCCGCCAGGGCGGCCTCCAGGTCGGCTGGCGACTCCACCGGGCGCCAGGTGGCGACGGGGATGCCCAGCCGCTCCATGGCCCGCTTCTCGTGGATGCGGTGCTGGCAGGTGCGCAGGATCTCGACCCGGGGGTGAACCGGCCGGCGGGAGGCCAGCCGCTCCAGTACGGCCGGATCGATGTTCTCGAACTCGTAGGTGATGACGTCCGCCACGTCG includes:
- a CDS encoding 5-(carboxyamino)imidazole ribonucleotide synthase, with amino-acid sequence MILPGGVVGIVGGGQLARMSALAARAMGYRVAVADPDPDCPAAPVADRVVAASLADPDAVAPLADVADVITYEFENIDPAVLERLASRRPVHPRVEILRTCQHRIHEKRAMERLGIPVATWRPVESPADLEAALAAVGLPAVLKTATMGYDGKGQAVVRTPAEARAAYARLSGHAAAEVGRPLVLEGLVPFACELSVVVARSASGQVAAFPVAENIHELNILAYSIVPARVSPATQAAARDLAVRIAEGFGLVGLLGVEMFCLPDGSLLVNELAPRPHNSGHFTQNACATSQFEQHIRAVCDLPLGSVDLLSPVCMVNVMGEDFPLAPAAALADPQVYLHLYGKREARPHRKMGHLNVLGRTADEALERARAAKAAIRGEQPLTGSSAGLS